In a genomic window of Rhododendron vialii isolate Sample 1 chromosome 12a, ASM3025357v1:
- the LOC131311813 gene encoding protein CHROMATIN REMODELING 24 isoform X1, whose translation MADKSNRQPLSLNDRHYRLLQSLSASQSRPHSKPHQENEQSKVKKLDLRDDVPRFSGIVDFDSPPYTNIAAVEEKPQRVMTKGKVSSRDHLDGEEGTEEKKPSKVKVEGRRRLCKLSSKDDNYDYNDGKNKTAKDDLAFSGLADFDSPQPLRNGVGRDTTGENEIRDILSDLSSRLEILSIEKKRPAKMGNLIGESFASVTDEDYKQAKKQDNPEFSSAASSFSLTSDPCDSSSDTTNQSMAGGGTETWLDRYHEQIDHGHVEDFVGRVGRPKNAGDGLTKNETKTVPGKSVRMRQTFAAKFEERDEEDDDCVILSGNEVVKEVERQRGKLQDGFDRSDIVDPLDNCSNDSDSGDENSLTLMGPNSTFILPGKIAKILYPHQRDGLEWLWSLHCQGKGGILGDDMGLGKTMQICGFLAGLFHSNLIKRALVVCPKTLLPHWIKELSALGLSEKTREYFGSAKTRQYELQYILEDKGILLTTYDLVRNNAKALSGDYYFHDDGNEDDITWDYMILDEGHMIKNPSTQRAKSLLQIPSAHRIVISGTPIQNDLKELWALFNFCCPQLLGDKNGFKLEYEGPILRGNEKSATDREKHIGSTVAKRLRERIEPYFLRRMKSEVFREDDVTEATKLSKKNEIIVWLKLTSCQRQLYEAFLKSEIVVSAFDGSPLAAITILKKICDHPLLLTKRAAEDVLEGMDSMLNQDDKVLAEKLAMHIADVAETVDFEEKPDKLSCKISFILALLDNLISEGHCILIFSQTRKMLNLIQESLVARGYKFLRIDGTTKANDRVKIVNDFQEGIGAPIFLLTSQVGGLGLTLTKADRVIVVDPAWNPSTDNQSVDRAYRIGQKKDVLVYRLMTCGTIEEKIYRKQIYKGGLFKTATEHKEQTRYFSQADLRELFSLPRQGFDISLTQQQLHEKHDRHHTMSEYLKAHLKFLETKDIAGVSHHSLLFSKTETVPVVQVEEEIIRVKGTTFVGNSSSASQLERDVDGAKYAFNPKDVKLSRNSSSTSTAGKPTEMEIKERINRLSLILADKGLVLKLPDNGYNLRKQIAELKLELEMIHKAKRTEKEVIDLDDIAAEIQRIL comes from the exons atGGCTGACAAGTCGAATCGACAGCCACTCAGCTTGAACGATCGCCACTACCGCCTCCTCCAATCCCTCTCCGCTTCCCAGTCTCGCCCCCACTCCAAACCCCATc AGGAAAATGAGCAGTCGAAGGTGAAGAAGCTGGATTTACGTGATGATGTTCCTCGATTCTCTGGAATCGTTGATTTTGATTCTCCTCCGTATACTAATAttg CTGCAGTAGAGGAGAAACCACAGAGGGTCATGACCAAGGGCAAAGTTTCCTCTCGAGATCACCTTGATGGGGAGGAGGGTACAG AAGAGAAGAAGCCATCAAAAGTTAAGGTGGAAGGAAGGCGTCGTCTATGCAAACTTTCATCCAAAGATGATAATTATGATTACAATGATGGAAAGAACAAAACTGCAAAGGATGACCTGGCATTCTCTGGGCTTGCAGATTTTGATTCACCCCAaccgttgagaaatggagttgGGAGGGATACCACTGGTGAAAATGAAATTAGGGATATTTTAAGTGATTTAAGCTCTAGGCTCGAGATTCTCTCAATTGAGAAAAAACGCCCCGCCAAAATGGGTAATTTGATAGGGGAATCATTTGCTTCAGTTACAGATGAAGATTATAAGCAAGCTAAGAAGCAAGATAATCCTGAATTCTCGAGTGCAGCTTCTTCCTTTTCACTCACCTCTGATCCATGTGATTCCTCTTCGGATACGACAAACCAGTCCATGGCAGGAGGTGGAACTGAAACCTGGCTGGATAGATATCATGAGCAAATTGATCATGGACATGTTGAAGATTTTGTAGGTAGGGTTGGCAGGCCTAAGAATGCCGGCGATGGACTTACAAAGAATGAAACAAAAACGGTGCCTGGGAAATCTGTCCGCATGAGGCAAACATTTGCTGCCAAGTTTGAAGAACGAGATGAAGAGGATGATGATTGTGTCATTCTGAGTGGCAATGAAGTGGTCAAAGAAGTTGAGAGGCAACGTGGTAAGTTACAAGATGGATTTGACAGGTCTGACATTGTTGATCCACTGGATAATTGCAGCAATGATTCAGATTCCGGGGATGAGAATTCACTTACTTTGATGGGCCCAAATTCAACATTTATATTACCTGGTaaaattgcaaaaattttgTATCCTCATCAGCGAGATGGCTTGGAGTGGCTTTGGTCTCTTCATTGTCAGGGTAAGGGTGGCATCTTGGGCGATGACATGGGCTTAGGTAAAACAATGCAG ATCTGTGGATTTTTAGCTGGGCTGTTTCATTCCAATTTGATAAAGAGGGCGTTGGTTGTTTGTCCCAAGACACTACTACCCCATTGGATCAAAGAACTATCAGCCTTGGGGCTCTCTGAGAAAACAAGAGA ATATTTTGGGAGTGCCAAAACGCGACAATATGAACTCCAATATATACTTGAG GACAAAGGTATTCTTCTGACTACATACGATCTTGTGCGGAATAATGCTAAAGCATTGAGTGGGGACTATTACTTTCACGACGATGGAAATGAAGATGACATCACATGGGACTATATGATACTTGATGAG GGACACATGATAAAGAATCCTAGTACACAAAGGGCCAAAAGTTTGCTCCAGATACCTTCTGCTCATCGTATTGTTATTAGTGGCACGCCAATACAAAACGACCTGAAG GAATTGTGGGCCTTGTTCAACTTTTGTTGTCCTCAGTTATTGGGAGACAAGAACGG GTTCAAGTTAGAATATGAGGGCCCCATTCTTCGTGGAAATGAAAAAAGTGCAACTGATAGAGAGAAACACATTGGTTCAACAGTAGCAAAG AGGTTAAGAGAACGGATCGAACCATATTTTTTGCGGCGCATGAAAAGTGAGGTGTTTCGAGAAGATGATGTCACGGAGGCCACCAAACTTTCCAAGAAGAATGAGATTATTGTCTGGCTCAAATTGACTAGTTGCCAG CGACAACTTTATGAAGCTTTTCTGAAAAGTGAGATTGTTGTTTCAGCTTTTGATGGCTCACCTCTTGCTGCAATCACG ATTCTGAAGAAAATATGTGATCATCCActtttgttgacaaaaagaGCTGCTGAAGATGTATTGGAAGGGATGGATTCAATGTTAAACCAGGACGACAAAGTTCTTGCCGAAAAGTTGGCAATGCACATTGCAGATGTCGCTGAGACTGTAGACTTTGAAGAGAAGCCTGACAAACTGTCATGCAAGATATCTTTCATACTAGCCTTATTG GATAACTTAATATCAGAAGGTCATTGCATTCTTATCTTCTCACAGACCCGCAAGATGCTTAATCTTATTCAG GAATCATTGGTGGCCAGAGGTTACAAGTTCTTACGCATTGATGGTACAACTAAAGCTAATGACCGGGTGAAAATTGTCAAT GACTTCCAAGAGGGGATTGGTGCTCCTATATTTTTATTGACATCTCAAGTTGGTGGTTTGGGACTGACACTTACGAAAGCAGATCGTGTGATAGTGGTTGATCCAGCATGGAACCCAAG TACTGATAATCAAAGTGTTGATCGTGCCTACCGCATTGGACAGAAGAAGGATGTCCTAGTGTACAGATTGATGACTTGCGGTactattgaagaaaaaatatacagaaagcag ATATACAAGGGAGGACTATTTAAAACTGCAACAGAACACAAAGAACAGACAAGATACTTCAGTCAGGCG GATCTTCGGGAGCTTTTTAGTCTTCCCAGACAGGGCTTTGACATTTCTCTCACTCAGCAGCAGTTGCATGAAAAGCATGATCGCCACCATACAAT GAGCGAGTATTTGAAAGCCCACTTGAAGTTTCTGGAAACTAAAGATATAGCTGGAGTTAGTCACCATAGCTTGCTTTTCTCCAAGACGGAAACCGTGCCAGTTGTTCAGGTTGAGGAGGAAATAATAAG GGTGAAAGGGACTACATTCGTGGGTAACTCATCTTCAGCATCTCAGCTTGAACGTGATGTTGATGG GGCAAAGTATGCATTCAATCCAAAAGATGTGAAATTGTCCAGAAACAGCTCTTCCACGAGTACTGCAGGTAAACCAACAGAAATGGAAATCAAAGAAAGGATCAATCGGCTTTCACTCATTTTAGCAGACAAG GGTCTAGTCTTAAAACTGCCGGATAACGGATATAACTTGCGTAAGCAAATAGCTGAATTGAAATTGGAGCTTGAGATGATTCACAAGGCAAAAAGAACAGAGAAGGAAGTCATAGATTTGGATGATATAGCTGCCGAGATTCAGAGGATCTTATGA